In one bacterium genomic region, the following are encoded:
- a CDS encoding 2-dehydropantoate 2-reductase, which yields MDIAIWGAGSVGLGLATCLAREGERLLIVGRDPETIAAIERDGLTRTGIFGERHVPARGLAPSRDPAALVDVAPEWILVCTKAFASADVAEALAPLHASLPDTTRIVLCQNGWGNEAPFLPFWPRERLFHARVITGFHRRSPSRVEVTAHASPIAFGSVFGVDPGSVPGLDALAHRVSRGGIPAETTADMRAVLWGKMLYNCALNPIGALTGRRYGELTEDPTTRRLVDGVIREIFAVLEVAEIPVGWSEAGAYTKHFHDVLIPPTAQHESSMLQDLRAGRRTEIDALCGAVERLGQEAGVDTPIVSGLAALVRAAEGPGG from the coding sequence TTGGACATCGCGATCTGGGGAGCAGGATCCGTCGGCCTCGGGCTCGCCACGTGCCTCGCGCGCGAAGGCGAGCGCCTCCTGATCGTCGGACGCGATCCCGAGACGATCGCTGCGATCGAACGGGATGGCCTCACGCGAACCGGGATCTTCGGCGAACGGCACGTCCCCGCGCGCGGGCTCGCGCCGAGCCGGGACCCGGCCGCCCTGGTCGACGTGGCGCCCGAGTGGATCCTCGTCTGCACCAAGGCCTTCGCGTCCGCGGACGTGGCCGAAGCGCTCGCACCGCTCCATGCGTCCCTCCCCGATACGACCCGCATCGTCCTATGCCAGAACGGCTGGGGCAACGAAGCGCCCTTCCTGCCCTTCTGGCCCCGGGAGCGTCTCTTCCACGCGCGCGTCATCACCGGCTTCCACCGGCGCAGTCCGAGCCGCGTCGAAGTCACGGCCCACGCGTCCCCCATCGCCTTCGGGAGTGTCTTCGGCGTCGATCCGGGTTCCGTCCCCGGCCTCGACGCCCTCGCCCACCGGGTCTCCCGCGGCGGAATCCCCGCCGAGACCACCGCGGACATGCGCGCCGTCCTCTGGGGCAAGATGCTCTACAACTGCGCGCTCAACCCGATCGGGGCGCTGACCGGACGACGCTACGGCGAGCTGACGGAGGACCCGACGACGCGGCGGCTGGTCGACGGCGTGATCCGCGAGATCTTCGCCGTCCTCGAGGTCGCGGAGATCCCGGTGGGCTGGTCGGAGGCCGGGGCGTACACCAAGCACTTCCACGACGTGCTGATCCCACCGACGGCCCAGCACGAATCGTCGATGCTCCAGGATCTGCGGGCGGGACGACGGACCGAGATCGACGCCCTGTGCGGAGCGGTCGAGCGACTCGGGCAGGAGGCGGGCGTCGACACGCCGATCGTATCGGGCCTGGCCGCCCTCGTTCGCGCCGCCGAGGGGCCGGGCGGATGA